A genome region from Streptomyces xanthophaeus includes the following:
- a CDS encoding sensor histidine kinase: MTEKSLRPHRDDVFLAVVSTAAGLGFWSLGVYSSPGRDFLPAWAALVPLVALGAMELLRRTKPNLTLAVGTAGVVADQFTVGSLATVVIFTDLMYAAVVYGKPAMARRLPVSTGLITVVVTIASLAWLRTPQALLIGAITGIVSFGPALTGATLRNHREAAEAARLRAEQTALLAEMDRSQAVAAERARMARELHDMVANHLSAIAIHSTAALSIDTAATSRDALGVIRENSVQGLAEMRRLIGLLRDAGGDKEPVAVPSLDGLDALVGQARTNGSASGLTFVLQDDRTSGEPAAAPVELAAYRIVQESLTNALKHAAPGTVTVRVAHTDGLLTVTVDSPFGNRPGPRAPGSGAGLIGMRERTELLGGEFAAGRSGAVWQVRATLPAEEKAVEA; the protein is encoded by the coding sequence GTGACCGAGAAGAGCCTGCGCCCCCACCGTGACGACGTCTTCCTCGCGGTGGTCAGCACGGCCGCCGGCCTGGGCTTCTGGTCGCTCGGGGTCTACAGCAGCCCCGGCCGGGACTTCCTGCCGGCCTGGGCGGCCCTGGTCCCCCTCGTGGCCCTCGGCGCGATGGAGCTGCTGCGCCGCACCAAGCCGAATCTGACCCTGGCCGTCGGCACCGCCGGGGTGGTCGCCGATCAGTTCACGGTCGGCAGCCTCGCCACCGTCGTGATCTTCACCGACCTGATGTACGCCGCCGTCGTGTACGGAAAACCGGCCATGGCCCGGCGGCTCCCGGTCTCCACCGGCCTGATCACCGTCGTCGTCACCATCGCCTCGCTGGCCTGGCTGCGCACCCCGCAGGCCCTGCTGATCGGTGCGATCACCGGCATCGTGAGCTTCGGCCCGGCCCTGACCGGCGCCACCCTGCGCAACCACCGCGAGGCCGCCGAGGCGGCCCGGCTGCGCGCCGAGCAGACCGCGCTGCTGGCCGAGATGGACCGCAGCCAGGCCGTGGCGGCCGAGCGCGCCCGGATGGCCCGGGAGCTGCACGACATGGTGGCCAACCACCTCTCCGCCATCGCCATCCACTCCACCGCCGCGCTCTCCATCGACACGGCCGCGACGAGCCGGGACGCGCTCGGGGTGATCCGCGAGAACAGCGTGCAGGGGCTGGCCGAAATGCGCCGGCTGATCGGGCTGCTGCGGGATGCCGGCGGTGACAAGGAACCGGTCGCCGTGCCCTCGCTGGACGGCCTGGACGCCCTGGTCGGGCAGGCGAGGACCAACGGCTCGGCGAGCGGGCTGACGTTCGTGCTCCAGGACGACCGGACCTCCGGGGAGCCGGCGGCGGCGCCCGTGGAGCTGGCCGCGTACCGGATCGTGCAGGAGTCGCTGACCAATGCCCTCAAGCACGCCGCCCCGGGCACCGTCACGGTTCGGGTGGCGCACACCGACGGGCTGCTGACCGTGACGGTGGACTCGCCCTTCGGAAACCGGCCGGGCCCCCGCGCCCCGGGCTCGGGGGCCGGGCTGATCGGTATGCGGGAGCGGACGGAGCTGCTGGGCGGGGAGTTCGCGGCGGGGCGGTCCGGTGCGGTGTGGCAGGTACGGGCGACACTGCCCGCGGAGGAGAAGGCGGTGGAGGCATGA